Below is a genomic region from Caulobacter rhizosphaerae.
AGTGGCAGGCCTTCGGCGGCTACACCTACATGGACAGCGAGCTGGTCCGCGGCGCCTATAACGGCGTCAACCAGGGCGACACCCTGGCCAACACGCCCAAGAACACCTTCAGCCTGTTCACGACCTATCGTGTGACGCGGCCGCTGTCGCTGGGCGGCGGCGCCTACTACGTCTCCAAGACCTTCGGCGGCAACCAGGGCGGGGCCGGCGGCGGCGCCAACGGCGTCTACCTGCCGTCCTACTGGCGCTACGACGCCTTCGCCAGCTACCGGGTCAACGACCGGGTCGACGTGCAGCTCAACGTCCAGAACCTGACGGACGAGCGCTACTTCACCAAGACCAACGGCGTCCACCATGCCGACCCCGCCCCGGGCCGGCAGGCGATCCTGACCTTGAACGTCAAGTACTGAGCCTTCTCCTCCCCGAAAGCGCTCGTTCCTGACGTCCAAGCCTCGCCCGGGAGCGGCCCCTCCCGGGCGAGGGCATTTCTGATAGGAGTGGGGCCATGATGATCCAGATCCCCGACGTCCTGACGCCCGACGAGGTCGCCCATTGCCGGGCCGTGCTGGATGCGGCCGAGTGGATCGACGGCAACGCCACCTCGGGCTTCCAGGCGGCGGCGGCCAAGACCAACCAGCAGCTGCCGCAGGACGGCGCGGCGGCCCGCGAGGTCGGGGCGATCATCATCCAGGCCCTGCAGGCCAACCCGCTGTTCGTCTCCGCCGCCCTGCCGCGCACGATCCTGCCGCCGCTGTTCAACCGCTACGGCGTCGGCATGGGCTTCGCTGACCATGTCGACAACGCCATCCGCCGCGACCCCTCGACCGGCCAGCCGCTGCGCACGGACCTGTCGATCACCGTCTTCCTGAGCCAGCCCGAGGACTATGACGGCGGCGAGCTGGTGGTCGAGGACGCCTATGGCAGCCACCTGGTCAAGCTGGAGGCCGGCGCGGCGATCCTCTATCCGGCCTCCAGCCTGCACCATGTGACGCCGGTGACCCGCGGCGTGCGCACGGCCAGCTTCTTCTGGATCCAGAGCCTGGTGCGCGACGACGCCAGGCGCGCCCTGCTGCTGGACATGGACGTGGCGATCCAGCGCCTGTCGAGCGCGGTGGGGGTCGCCGACCCGTCCGTGCTGTCCCTGACCGGCACCTATCACAATCTTTTGCGCATGTGGGCCGAGGTCTGACACGCGGCCAGCGAACAATGATCGCTGGCGCCAACCATAAGTTTACCCTTCAGCTTCAGCATCGGGCTTCCAATCCCTGGAGCCGCGATGCCCTCGCCCCCGAAGTCCGCACGGTTGAGCGACGCCGAGAGCGCGCGATGGTTCTTCGACCACTCGCATGACCTGTTCGCCGTGGTGTCCCGCGGCCGGTTCGCCACGGTCAACGCGGCCTGGACCCGGGTGACCGGCTGGACCCGCCAGGAGCTGATCGGCCAGCCCGCCTTGCGCTTCGTCCATCCGGAGTCGCGCGCCGACTTCATCGAGACCGCCTCGCTGATCCGCGCCACGGGCGAGGCCGTCAACCACCTGAAGGTGACTTGCAAGGCCGGGGGCTGGGTCTGGCTGGAGGGCCAGTCGCGCCTGGGGCCGAACGGCGAGATGGTCGGGACCTTCCGGGACGTCACCGCCGACATGGCCCGCCGCGCCGAGATCGCCGCCGCCCACCACACCCGTGAGCTGCTGGCCTCCTCGGCCGGCATCGGCCTTTGGAGCTACGAGCCGCACGAGCAGTCGATCGAGTGGTCGCGCGATCTTCTGGAGACCACGGGCCTGGGGGCCGAGACCATCGCCCGGCCCGAGTCGTTCTACGCCCGGCTGGACCCGGCCGAGCGCGAAGGCCTGGTCGAGGCGTTCGAACGTGCGGTGCGCACGGGCGAGGGTGGGACGATCGAGCACCGCCTGCGCGGGGCCGGCGCCCAGTGGTTCACCTACCGCGCCACCTTCCGCACCGAGCCGCGGGCCGACGGCCTGTTCGCCCTGAAGGGGATCTCGCAGAACGTCACCGAGGTGGCCCGCACCCGCGACGCGGCCGTCTGGGGCGAGCGTCAGGCTCGACGGCTGGTCGAGGAGGCCCCGTTCGCCGTGGCGCTCTATGACCGCGACCTGCGCCTGCAGGTGGTCAGCCCGCGCTTCCTGGAGATCTTCCAGGCCGACGAGGCGCGGGTCATCGGCCGCAGCCTGCACGAGCTGACCTCCGGATCGCGCAAGCGCTTCGTCCGGGCCGTCGAACGGGCCCTGACCGGCCAGACGGTGGTGCGACGCGAGGACCAGTTGCACGACGGCCTGGGGCGCAGCCACACCCTGCGCTGGGAGGCCCGACCCTGGCGCGACGCCGACGGGGCGATCGCCGGCGTCATCACCTACATGGACGACGTCACGGCCCTGTCGCAGGCCCGGCGCGAGGCCCGGGCCAACGCTCGCCGACTGCGCGTGGCGCTGGGCGCGGCCCAGGCCGGCGTCTACGAGATCGACCACGTGGAAAAGGCCTTCTGGGGATCGCCCGAATTCCATCGCATCCTGGGTCGCAAGGTCACCTATGATGACGTGCGCAGCGCCGTCTGGCCGATGATCCATCCCGAGGACGTCGCGGCGGTCTACGCCGCCGCCGAAGCCCGCCGCCGCGCCGACAACGGTGATCGCGAGTCCGGGGAGCGGTCCTTTGACGTGCGGGTGATGACGCCGGACGGCGACGGCAAGTGGATCCGCATCTTCCACGAGGTGCGCTCCGACGCCAGCGGTCGCATTCGCAAGGCTTTCGGCCTGATCCTCGACATTGACGACAAGAAGCGGGCCGAGCTGGCTCTGGTCGAGGCCGAGCGCGCCGCCCAAGCCGCCAACGAGGCCAAGGCCCAGTTCCTGGCCAATATGAGCCACGAGATCCGCACGCCGATGAACGGGGTGCTGGGCGTCATGCACCTGCTCAAGCGCGAGAAGCTGCCGGGCGAGGCCGACCACCTGCTGGGCGAGGCCTTGGCCTGCGGCCGCATGCTGTCGACCCTGCTGGACGACGTGATCGACTTCTCGCGGATCGAGGCCGGGCGGCTGGACGTCACCCAGGAAGCGGTCGATCCCTGCGAGCTGGCGATGGGCGTGGCGCGGCTGCTGCGGGCCCAGGCCGAGCACAAGGGTCTGCAGCTGCACGTCGACGCGCCGGACATCGGCCTTGTCCTCACCGACCCCAGCCGGCTGCGCCAGGCGCTGTTCAACCTCGTGGGCAACGCCGTGAAGTTCACCCTGGCCGGTTCGGTGACCCTGAAGGTGCGTCGCCCGGACGGCGGCGAGCCGCGGGTGGTCTTCGAGGTGACCGACACTGGCGTGGGCATCGCC
It encodes:
- a CDS encoding Fe2+-dependent dioxygenase; translation: MMIQIPDVLTPDEVAHCRAVLDAAEWIDGNATSGFQAAAAKTNQQLPQDGAAAREVGAIIIQALQANPLFVSAALPRTILPPLFNRYGVGMGFADHVDNAIRRDPSTGQPLRTDLSITVFLSQPEDYDGGELVVEDAYGSHLVKLEAGAAILYPASSLHHVTPVTRGVRTASFFWIQSLVRDDARRALLLDMDVAIQRLSSAVGVADPSVLSLTGTYHNLLRMWAEV
- a CDS encoding PAS domain S-box protein, producing the protein MPSPPKSARLSDAESARWFFDHSHDLFAVVSRGRFATVNAAWTRVTGWTRQELIGQPALRFVHPESRADFIETASLIRATGEAVNHLKVTCKAGGWVWLEGQSRLGPNGEMVGTFRDVTADMARRAEIAAAHHTRELLASSAGIGLWSYEPHEQSIEWSRDLLETTGLGAETIARPESFYARLDPAEREGLVEAFERAVRTGEGGTIEHRLRGAGAQWFTYRATFRTEPRADGLFALKGISQNVTEVARTRDAAVWGERQARRLVEEAPFAVALYDRDLRLQVVSPRFLEIFQADEARVIGRSLHELTSGSRKRFVRAVERALTGQTVVRREDQLHDGLGRSHTLRWEARPWRDADGAIAGVITYMDDVTALSQARREARANARRLRVALGAAQAGVYEIDHVEKAFWGSPEFHRILGRKVTYDDVRSAVWPMIHPEDVAAVYAAAEARRRADNGDRESGERSFDVRVMTPDGDGKWIRIFHEVRSDASGRIRKAFGLILDIDDKKRAELALVEAERAAQAANEAKAQFLANMSHEIRTPMNGVLGVMHLLKREKLPGEADHLLGEALACGRMLSTLLDDVIDFSRIEAGRLDVTQEAVDPCELAMGVARLLRAQAEHKGLQLHVDAPDIGLVLTDPSRLRQALFNLVGNAVKFTLAGSVTLKVRRPDGGEPRVVFEVTDTGVGIAAEAQARLFERFQQADASTTRRFGGSGLGLAITRRLAQMMGGEVVFTSREGVGSTFLLTIAAPPAQARAAEAEMADGLLEGLRILVVEDNATNRLVARRILEQLGASVETAEDGLDGVTTAARGFDLILMDVQMPGIDGLEAARRIRNLPGPAARTPIIALTANVLSHQRAAYLAAGMDGVAAKPISPTALIGEIVRLAGGEVQAEAAVA